A single window of Thalassomonas viridans DNA harbors:
- the pcnB gene encoding polynucleotide adenylyltransferase PcnB — protein sequence MGRKTNKTEKKATFSNPVILTRDQHPVSRKHISTNALKVLYRLNKGGYDAYLVGGGVRDIILGLEPKDFDIATNATPEQIKDLFRNCRLIGRRFRLAHIVFGRDVIEVATFRGHHDNNNQDQGKGNHKISKQSEHGMLLRDNIYGSIEEDAERRDFSINALYYSVTDFKVYDFANGVEDIHNRTIRLIGDPETRYREDPVRMLRAIRFATKLDMTIDEETQAPISELAPLLANIPAARMFEEFNKLFLSGKAGENFDMLRDYGLFKYFFPVVDQSLEQDDDVHLNAFIRLAMKNTDLRINNNQRVTPAFLLAAMLWYPLQARIQRLNAASQLTPQDAFFAAYNELISEQQHSISIPKRFQLVMKDIWILQDKLARRDGKRAYKSFEHPKFRAGYDFLLLRGEIEGGPAQELAKWWTDFQSAHPETQQQMIKAVSANRPGGRRPGRKRKKPGQNANKASSEKNSA from the coding sequence CTGGGAAGAAAAACCAACAAAACGGAAAAAAAAGCAACCTTTTCCAACCCGGTAATTTTAACACGTGATCAACATCCGGTTTCCCGTAAACACATCAGCACCAACGCCCTGAAAGTCCTGTATCGCCTCAACAAAGGCGGTTACGACGCTTATCTGGTAGGCGGCGGCGTCAGGGATATTATTTTGGGACTGGAACCGAAAGATTTTGATATTGCCACCAATGCCACCCCGGAACAAATTAAAGACCTGTTCCGCAACTGCCGCCTCATCGGCCGCCGCTTTCGTTTAGCCCATATCGTTTTTGGCCGCGATGTTATCGAAGTCGCCACCTTCCGCGGACACCACGACAACAATAACCAGGACCAGGGCAAAGGCAACCACAAAATCTCCAAGCAAAGCGAACACGGCATGCTGCTCAGGGATAATATTTACGGCTCCATCGAGGAAGACGCCGAACGCCGCGATTTTTCCATCAATGCCCTGTATTACTCGGTCACAGACTTTAAGGTCTACGATTTTGCCAATGGCGTCGAAGACATACATAACCGCACCATACGTTTGATCGGCGATCCCGAGACCCGCTACCGCGAAGATCCGGTGCGTATGCTGCGCGCCATACGTTTTGCCACTAAGCTGGACATGACCATAGACGAGGAAACCCAGGCGCCCATTAGCGAACTGGCGCCGCTGCTGGCCAATATACCCGCCGCCCGCATGTTCGAAGAATTCAACAAGCTTTTCCTTTCCGGCAAGGCCGGTGAAAACTTTGACATGTTAAGGGATTACGGCCTGTTTAAATATTTCTTCCCTGTGGTGGATCAAAGCCTGGAGCAGGATGACGACGTCCACTTAAACGCCTTTATCCGCCTGGCGATGAAAAATACCGACCTGCGCATCAACAACAACCAAAGAGTGACCCCGGCATTTTTACTGGCGGCCATGTTGTGGTATCCGCTGCAGGCGCGTATCCAGAGATTAAACGCCGCCAGCCAGTTAACGCCGCAGGATGCCTTTTTTGCCGCCTATAACGAGCTGATATCCGAGCAGCAACACAGTATTTCCATCCCGAAACGCTTCCAGCTGGTGATGAAAGATATCTGGATTCTGCAGGATAAGCTGGCGCGCCGTGACGGCAAACGCGCCTATAAAAGTTTTGAACACCCGAAATTTAGAGCAGGTTATGACTTCCTGTTGCTGCGCGGCGAAATAGAAGGCGGACCGGCACAGGAGCTGGCCAAATGGTGGACGGATTTCCAATCTGCCCATCCGGAAACCCAGCAACAAATGATCAAAGCCGTCAGCGCCAACCGCCCCGGAGGCCGCAGGCCCGGCCGCAAACGGAAAAAGCCCGGCCAGAACGCCAACAAGGCAAGTTCTGAGAAAAACAGCGCCTGA
- the trmB gene encoding tRNA (guanine(46)-N(7))-methyltransferase TrmB — protein sequence MSFGDSKAIITNQPGIHENLADIVSKHLKHASKKPFQQHTLDAFAEIDAKVKAFDGEVILDSCCGVGQSTRILAKNNPGALVIGVDKSAHRIERNVEDIWQADNYHLIRADLNDFYRLVTKAQWRVGKHYILYPNPWPKAKHVQRRWHGSAVFPDIINIGEQIILRSNWRLYLEEFLFAAEIAGKSGTIGEVADEASLTPFEAKYRASGQQCWQLTI from the coding sequence ATGAGTTTCGGCGATTCAAAAGCAATTATCACCAACCAGCCGGGGATCCATGAAAACCTGGCGGATATTGTCAGCAAGCATCTAAAGCATGCCTCGAAAAAGCCGTTTCAGCAGCATACCCTGGACGCTTTTGCCGAGATCGATGCCAAGGTCAAGGCGTTCGACGGCGAAGTGATTTTAGACTCCTGCTGCGGGGTCGGGCAAAGCACCCGCATCCTGGCGAAAAACAATCCCGGTGCATTAGTGATAGGGGTGGATAAGTCCGCCCACCGTATCGAGCGTAATGTCGAAGATATCTGGCAGGCGGATAATTACCATTTGATCCGCGCCGATCTCAACGACTTCTACCGCCTGGTGACTAAGGCGCAGTGGCGGGTAGGCAAGCATTATATTCTTTATCCCAACCCCTGGCCCAAAGCCAAACATGTGCAGCGGCGCTGGCACGGCAGTGCGGTGTTCCCGGATATTATCAATATCGGCGAGCAGATTATCTTGCGCAGCAACTGGCGTTTGTACCTGGAGGAGTTCCTGTTTGCCGCTGAAATAGCCGGTAAAAGCGGTACTATCGGGGAAGTGGCGGATGAAGCGTCGTTAACGCCGTTTGAAGCCAAATACCGGGCCAGCGGCCAGCAATGCTGGCAATTGACCATTTAG
- the gluQRS gene encoding tRNA glutamyl-Q(34) synthetase GluQRS, which yields MVLPLPQRPQSGYRGRFAPSPSGLLHFGSLISALASYLHARSQQGKWLVRIEDIDPPREQAGASSAILKTLEAFGLHWDEEVLYQSRQTQVYLDVLAYLKEQNLSYFCQCTRAEIKAAGGIYPGICKAQDHPPQGSAIRLINSAGHYQYQDIFQGTISCDPALAREDFILLRKDGLFAYQLAVVVDDICQGISHVIRGCDLLDPTARQLSFYHILDRPSPQYGHVPLAVTNEGYKLSKQNKAPAIDNQRPQPALVAALTFLGQEPPSELLPTSVEEIISWATTHWNLDKVPRKQQIILPE from the coding sequence ATGGTATTACCACTCCCCCAGCGGCCACAGTCAGGTTATCGTGGTCGCTTTGCCCCCTCTCCTTCCGGATTATTACATTTTGGCTCCCTGATCTCCGCCTTAGCCAGTTACCTGCATGCCAGAAGCCAGCAGGGAAAATGGCTGGTGCGCATTGAAGACATAGATCCCCCCAGGGAACAGGCAGGCGCCAGTTCAGCCATTTTAAAAACCCTGGAGGCATTCGGCTTACACTGGGATGAAGAGGTACTTTACCAAAGCAGGCAAACCCAGGTTTACCTGGATGTACTGGCCTACCTTAAAGAGCAGAACTTAAGTTATTTTTGCCAGTGTACCCGGGCAGAAATCAAGGCCGCCGGCGGCATTTACCCGGGCATCTGCAAAGCGCAGGATCATCCGCCACAAGGCAGCGCCATCAGGCTGATCAATTCAGCCGGCCATTACCAATACCAGGATATTTTCCAGGGCACCATCAGCTGCGACCCCGCGCTTGCCCGGGAAGACTTTATCCTGCTGCGCAAAGACGGCCTGTTTGCCTACCAGCTGGCGGTGGTGGTGGACGATATCTGCCAGGGCATCAGCCATGTGATCCGCGGCTGCGACTTGCTCGACCCCACGGCAAGACAGTTAAGCTTTTACCATATCCTGGACCGGCCAAGTCCCCAATACGGCCATGTGCCCTTAGCCGTCACCAATGAAGGTTATAAGCTCAGCAAACAAAACAAGGCACCGGCAATAGACAACCAGAGGCCGCAACCGGCACTGGTGGCGGCACTAACTTTTCTCGGCCAGGAGCCGCCGTCGGAATTGCTTCCGACTTCGGTTGAGGAGATTATTTCCTGGGCCACAACGCACTGGAACCTGGATAAAGTTCCAAGAAAACAACAGATCATCCTGCCGGAATAA
- a CDS encoding ABC transporter permease produces the protein MSAKVNRIALKSILYKEINRFTRIWVQTLVPPAITITLYFVIFGSLIGSRIGEMGGFDYMSFIVPGLIMMSVITNSYSNVASSFFSAKWQRNVEEMLVAPVPNWVIVAGYVGGGMARGILVGLIVTLVSLFFVDIQIHNLAVIIITVCLTSAVFSLGGLINAVFAGSFDDISIIPTFVLTPLTYLGGVFYSISLLPEFWQGVSQLNPIVYMVNAFRYGFLGITDVDLTLAFAVLGAFIVVLYTIAMTLISKGIGLRS, from the coding sequence ATGTCGGCTAAGGTTAACCGTATTGCCTTAAAGAGCATACTTTATAAAGAAATAAACCGTTTTACGCGTATCTGGGTGCAAACCTTAGTGCCGCCGGCGATCACTATTACCCTGTATTTCGTGATTTTTGGCTCGCTCATCGGTTCGCGCATCGGGGAAATGGGGGGCTTTGATTATATGTCCTTTATCGTGCCCGGCCTGATCATGATGAGTGTGATCACTAACTCTTACTCCAATGTCGCTTCGTCTTTTTTCAGCGCCAAGTGGCAGCGTAATGTCGAAGAAATGCTGGTGGCCCCTGTCCCCAATTGGGTGATAGTGGCGGGTTATGTCGGCGGCGGCATGGCCCGGGGGATCCTGGTAGGGCTGATCGTGACCCTGGTATCCTTGTTTTTTGTCGATATTCAGATCCATAACCTGGCGGTGATCATCATTACCGTGTGTTTAACTTCGGCGGTTTTTTCCCTGGGAGGACTGATCAACGCGGTTTTTGCCGGTAGTTTTGATGATATTTCCATTATCCCCACCTTTGTGCTGACGCCGTTAACTTACCTGGGCGGGGTGTTTTATTCCATCAGCCTGTTACCTGAATTCTGGCAGGGGGTGTCACAGCTCAATCCAATCGTTTATATGGTCAATGCTTTCCGCTACGGCTTTTTAGGCATAACCGATGTTGATTTGACCCTGGCGTTTGCTGTGCTCGGCGCCTTTATTGTCGTTTTATATACCATAGCCATGACCTTGATTAGCAAAGGCATAGGATTGAGAAGTTAA
- the folK gene encoding 2-amino-4-hydroxy-6-hydroxymethyldihydropteridine diphosphokinase, which translates to MSTDNSQVNTKKHTAYIGLGSNLSDPEQQIRQALVAISRIADSDISRISSLYFSRPMGPQDQPDYMNAVLALATNLAPLALLDALQAIENQAGRVRKENRWGARVLDLDILLFDQEIIDSERLIVPHYGMKEREFVLLPLAEIAPSLVLPGGESVLELSRNINPNGLKIHSKLG; encoded by the coding sequence ATGAGTACAGACAACTCTCAGGTTAACACCAAAAAACATACTGCCTACATAGGGTTAGGCAGTAACTTATCCGACCCAGAACAGCAGATCCGCCAGGCCCTAGTCGCCATATCCCGCATAGCCGACTCAGACATCAGCCGGATTTCTTCCCTTTATTTCAGCAGACCTATGGGGCCGCAGGATCAGCCGGATTATATGAATGCCGTGCTGGCGCTGGCTACCAATTTAGCCCCGCTGGCCTTACTGGATGCCCTTCAGGCCATAGAAAACCAGGCGGGACGGGTTCGTAAAGAAAACCGCTGGGGCGCCCGGGTACTGGATCTGGATATTCTGCTATTTGACCAGGAAATAATCGACAGCGAACGCCTGATTGTGCCCCACTACGGCATGAAAGAGCGGGAGTTCGTGCTCCTGCCCCTGGCGGAAATCGCCCCGTCCCTGGTATTACCCGGCGGCGAGTCAGTGCTGGAATTAAGCAGGAACATTAACCCTAACGGACTGAAAATACACAGCAAACTCGGCTGA
- the panB gene encoding 3-methyl-2-oxobutanoate hydroxymethyltransferase, producing MAKITTSRLLKMKEQGEKISTITAYDASFAKIFDQAGIHAILIGDSLGMVLQGENDTLPVTIEDMAYHTRCVSRGVEETLVISDMPFMSYATKEQAFVNASKLMQAGANIIKMEGGSWLVDTIAALVERGIPVCGHLGLTPQSVHVFGGFKVQGREHDKAQQMIAQAKELEQAGVQLLVLECIPAELGKAITETVSIPTIGIGAGKDTDGQILVMHDALGISCSYMPKFSRNFLVDTGDIKKAIELYISEVSEGNFPGPEHIFK from the coding sequence ATGGCGAAAATAACCACATCCCGCTTATTAAAAATGAAAGAGCAAGGGGAGAAAATTTCCACCATTACCGCTTACGATGCTAGTTTTGCCAAGATCTTTGATCAGGCAGGCATTCATGCCATCTTGATCGGTGACTCCCTGGGCATGGTTTTACAGGGAGAAAACGACACCCTGCCGGTAACCATAGAAGATATGGCTTACCACACCCGTTGTGTCAGCAGAGGGGTGGAAGAAACCCTGGTCATCAGCGATATGCCCTTTATGAGCTATGCCACAAAAGAGCAGGCCTTTGTTAACGCCAGCAAACTGATGCAGGCGGGCGCTAACATCATCAAGATGGAAGGCGGCAGCTGGCTGGTGGACACTATCGCCGCCCTGGTTGAGCGCGGTATCCCGGTATGCGGCCATCTGGGCTTAACCCCCCAATCGGTTCATGTATTCGGCGGCTTTAAAGTACAGGGACGCGAACATGACAAGGCACAGCAAATGATCGCCCAGGCGAAAGAGCTGGAACAGGCGGGTGTGCAGCTGTTAGTGCTGGAATGTATTCCCGCCGAGCTGGGCAAAGCCATTACCGAAACCGTGAGTATCCCTACTATCGGCATAGGTGCGGGTAAAGACACCGACGGCCAGATCCTGGTGATGCACGATGCGTTAGGCATTTCCTGCAGTTATATGCCAAAATTCTCAAGGAATTTCCTGGTGGATACCGGCGACATCAAAAAAGCGATCGAGCTGTATATCAGCGAAGTGAGCGAAGGTAACTTCCCGGGTCCCGAGCATATTTTTAAGTAA
- the panP gene encoding pyridoxal-dependent aspartate 1-decarboxylase PanP: MTTGKRKAKATQEALHRIFTIPEAPESTLGLIEKEISENLAGFLGNHIVATEKPLTEIEQDFASSQIPEEPEFVSDHMHHLLDKLISQSVHTSSPSFIGHMTSALPYFILPLSKLMVGLNQNLVKIETSKAFTPLERQVLGMIHRLVYRDDEDFYQRWMHSANHSLGAFCSGGTVANLTALWVARNNLLRPDGEFKGIAREGLFKALKHYDCDGLAILVSERGHYSLKKSADVLGIGQESVIAIPTDENNRIDCQLLREKCRELTANRIKILSIVGVAGTTETGNIDPLNEMADIAGEYGCHFHVDAAWGGATLLSEKYRHLLDGIERADSVTIDAHKQMYVPMGAGLVVFKNPSSVTAIEHHAEYILRKGSKDLGSHTLEGSRPGMAMLVYASLHIISRPGYEMLINQGIEKAAYFAGIIKQHPEFELISEPELCLLTYRYVPKGIQELLANASDEQQQEINGLLAKLTKFIQKRQRENGKSFVSRTRIEVSRYGGEKILVFRVVLANPLTSEAILHDVLQEQIELAQESENFLPQLQAML, translated from the coding sequence ATGACGACTGGCAAGCGTAAGGCAAAAGCAACTCAAGAAGCTTTGCACCGCATTTTCACAATTCCAGAAGCTCCGGAATCAACCCTGGGTTTGATCGAGAAAGAGATCTCGGAAAACCTGGCGGGTTTTTTGGGCAACCATATTGTTGCTACCGAAAAGCCGTTAACCGAAATCGAGCAAGACTTTGCCAGTTCGCAGATCCCGGAAGAGCCGGAATTTGTTTCAGACCATATGCATCACCTGCTGGATAAGTTGATTTCCCAGTCGGTACATACCTCAAGTCCGAGTTTTATCGGCCATATGACCTCGGCACTGCCGTATTTTATTTTGCCCCTGTCCAAGCTGATGGTGGGTCTTAACCAGAACCTGGTAAAAATAGAGACCTCCAAAGCCTTTACCCCGCTGGAACGCCAGGTACTGGGCATGATCCACCGCCTGGTTTACCGGGATGATGAAGACTTCTACCAGCGCTGGATGCACAGCGCCAACCATTCCCTGGGAGCCTTTTGCTCCGGCGGTACGGTCGCCAACCTGACGGCTTTATGGGTGGCGCGTAATAACCTGTTAAGACCCGATGGTGAGTTTAAAGGCATTGCCCGCGAAGGCTTGTTTAAGGCCCTTAAACATTATGATTGCGATGGCCTGGCGATTCTGGTGTCGGAGCGCGGCCATTACTCCCTGAAAAAGTCTGCCGATGTCCTGGGCATAGGCCAGGAGAGCGTGATTGCCATTCCCACCGATGAAAATAACCGTATTGACTGTCAGCTGCTGCGGGAGAAATGCCGCGAGCTGACGGCAAACAGAATTAAAATTTTAAGTATTGTCGGGGTGGCGGGCACCACGGAAACCGGCAATATCGACCCGTTAAACGAGATGGCGGATATCGCCGGGGAATACGGCTGTCATTTCCATGTGGATGCCGCCTGGGGCGGGGCCACCCTGCTGTCGGAGAAATACCGCCACTTGCTGGACGGCATAGAGCGCGCCGACTCGGTTACCATAGACGCCCATAAGCAAATGTATGTGCCTATGGGGGCCGGGCTTGTGGTCTTTAAAAATCCTTCCTCGGTAACCGCCATCGAGCACCATGCCGAGTATATCCTGCGTAAGGGCTCAAAAGATTTGGGTAGCCATACCCTGGAAGGCTCACGCCCGGGTATGGCGATGCTGGTGTACGCAAGCCTGCATATTATCAGCCGTCCCGGATATGAAATGCTGATCAACCAAGGCATAGAAAAAGCCGCTTATTTTGCCGGCATTATTAAGCAGCATCCGGAATTTGAGCTGATTTCCGAGCCTGAGTTGTGTTTATTGACCTACAGGTACGTGCCTAAAGGAATTCAGGAGCTGCTGGCAAATGCTTCTGACGAGCAACAGCAAGAAATCAACGGCTTATTGGCTAAGCTCACCAAGTTTATCCAGAAACGCCAGCGGGAAAACGGTAAGTCTTTTGTTTCCCGTACCCGGATTGAAGTATCCCGCTATGGCGGCGAGAAAATCCTGGTATTCAGGGTGGTACTGGCCAATCCGCTGACCTCAGAAGCAATTCTGCACGATGTGTTGCAGGAGCAGATCGAACTGGCCCAAGAAAGCGAGAATTTCCTGCCCCAGTTGCAGGCCATGCTGTAA
- the efp gene encoding elongation factor P, which produces MANFSTNQFKAGLKIMLDGEPCNILENEIVKPGKGQAFNRVKIRKLISGKVLEKTFKSGESVEGADVMDSELAYLYADGEFWHFMNNDTFEQIAADEKAVADSEKWLVEGDVCTITQWNGSPISVTPPNFVELEVTETDPGLKGDTAGTGGKPATLSTGAVVRVPLFVQIGEVVKVDTRSGEYVSRAGK; this is translated from the coding sequence ATGGCTAATTTCAGTACAAACCAATTTAAAGCCGGGCTTAAAATAATGCTTGACGGCGAGCCTTGCAACATTCTTGAGAATGAAATCGTTAAACCAGGTAAAGGACAAGCCTTCAACCGGGTGAAAATTCGTAAATTAATTTCCGGTAAAGTACTGGAAAAAACGTTTAAATCAGGCGAGAGCGTAGAAGGCGCCGACGTGATGGACAGCGAGCTGGCTTATCTTTATGCCGACGGCGAATTCTGGCACTTTATGAACAACGACACCTTCGAGCAAATCGCTGCCGATGAAAAAGCCGTTGCCGATTCGGAAAAATGGCTGGTGGAAGGTGATGTTTGCACCATTACCCAGTGGAACGGCTCTCCTATCTCGGTTACACCGCCTAACTTTGTTGAGTTGGAAGTTACCGAAACCGATCCGGGCCTTAAAGGCGATACCGCAGGTACCGGCGGCAAACCTGCTACCTTAAGCACAGGCGCCGTTGTCCGTGTACCTTTATTCGTACAAATCGGCGAAGTGGTGAAGGTTGACACCCGCTCCGGCGAATATGTATCGCGCGCAGGCAAGTAA
- the epmB gene encoding EF-P beta-lysylation protein EpmB, translating into MPQIITQISEHLHTSWQKELANVVTDPKTLLEMLDIDPQAYLAHFQARKLFPVRVPRPFIKRMKKGDINDPLLKQVMPLSDEFSISDGYLTDPLEEHDTVAEGLLHKYRSRVLMIVKAGCAVNCRYCFRRHFPYSDNSPNKARWQQALDYIAEHKEISEVIFSGGDPLMASDEHLAWLVEKIQAIPHVRRLRLHSRLPVVIPSRITPDLVKVLAQTRLKTTLVFHINHTKEIDEAFVSALEPLRAARIPLFNQSVLLKGVNDNSEILCRLSEDLFDAGIQPYYLHMFDPVQGAAHFDVGEEDAVKIIKEMLAELPGFLMPKLVREIAGEASKTPINLT; encoded by the coding sequence ATGCCGCAGATAATAACCCAAATCAGTGAACATTTGCACACTTCTTGGCAAAAAGAATTGGCAAATGTTGTGACAGATCCGAAAACCTTGCTGGAAATGCTGGATATTGACCCGCAGGCATACCTGGCCCACTTTCAGGCGAGGAAGTTATTTCCGGTACGCGTGCCCCGCCCTTTTATCAAGCGCATGAAAAAAGGCGATATTAATGACCCTCTGCTTAAACAGGTAATGCCGCTGAGCGATGAGTTTTCAATCAGCGACGGCTATCTCACCGACCCGCTTGAAGAGCATGATACCGTAGCGGAAGGCCTGCTGCATAAATACCGCAGCCGGGTGCTGATGATAGTCAAAGCCGGCTGCGCCGTTAACTGCCGCTACTGCTTCCGCCGCCATTTTCCCTACAGCGACAACAGCCCGAACAAGGCCCGCTGGCAGCAGGCCCTGGATTACATTGCCGAGCATAAGGAAATCAGCGAAGTGATTTTCAGCGGCGGCGATCCCTTAATGGCCAGCGATGAGCACCTGGCCTGGTTGGTGGAAAAAATTCAGGCCATTCCCCATGTCAGGCGCTTGCGCCTGCACAGCCGCTTACCGGTAGTGATCCCTTCGCGGATAACCCCCGATCTGGTTAAGGTGCTGGCACAAACCCGGTTAAAAACCACCCTGGTTTTTCATATCAACCATACCAAAGAAATAGACGAAGCCTTTGTTTCGGCGCTGGAGCCGCTCAGGGCTGCACGTATTCCGTTATTTAACCAAAGTGTATTGCTCAAGGGAGTGAACGATAACAGCGAGATTTTATGCCGGTTAAGCGAAGATTTGTTTGACGCCGGTATACAACCCTATTACCTGCATATGTTTGATCCTGTCCAGGGAGCCGCCCATTTCGATGTTGGGGAAGAAGATGCCGTTAAGATCATCAAAGAAATGCTGGCAGAGTTACCCGGCTTCCTGATGCCGAAACTGGTGAGGGAAATCGCCGGGGAAGCGAGTAAAACCCCGATTAATTTAACCTGA
- the panC gene encoding pantoate--beta-alanine ligase has protein sequence MKTVNDITALRQQINEWRQQGLKIAFVPTMGNLHAGHIALVEEAHKHADKVVASIFINPMQFGANEDIDSYPKTLAEDQQKLIAANTHLLFTPTADIIYPKGLDQQTYVKVPDVSEGSCGESRPGHFRGVATIVCKLFNLVQPDVACFGKKDYQQLQVIQTMVDDLSMPIDIVGVETVREDSGLAMSSRNGYLTEQEKAMAPALRQALLWLGEQLKQGKQDFHALSKQAAGKINLVGLNTDYIDIRHARTLAKPGPTDTELVILAAAHCGKARLIDNLQVSLAKS, from the coding sequence ATGAAAACAGTTAATGACATTACCGCGCTGCGCCAACAAATCAACGAATGGCGTCAGCAGGGTCTTAAAATCGCCTTTGTGCCGACTATGGGCAACTTACATGCCGGTCATATCGCTTTGGTGGAAGAAGCCCATAAACACGCGGATAAAGTGGTTGCCAGCATCTTTATCAACCCGATGCAGTTTGGCGCCAACGAAGATATCGACAGCTACCCGAAAACCTTAGCCGAAGATCAGCAAAAACTGATTGCGGCAAACACGCACCTGCTGTTTACCCCCACCGCAGACATCATCTACCCCAAAGGGCTGGATCAGCAGACTTATGTCAAAGTGCCCGACGTTTCCGAAGGCAGCTGCGGTGAAAGCCGCCCCGGCCATTTCCGCGGCGTCGCCACTATCGTTTGCAAGTTGTTTAACCTGGTGCAGCCGGATGTTGCCTGTTTCGGCAAAAAAGACTACCAGCAGCTGCAGGTGATACAAACCATGGTAGACGACCTGTCTATGCCAATTGACATTGTCGGTGTAGAAACAGTGCGTGAAGATTCGGGTCTGGCCATGAGCTCCCGCAACGGTTACCTGACCGAGCAGGAAAAAGCCATGGCGCCGGCCTTAAGGCAGGCGCTGTTATGGCTGGGCGAGCAGCTTAAGCAGGGCAAGCAGGATTTCCATGCCCTGAGCAAGCAGGCAGCGGGAAAAATCAACCTGGTGGGATTAAATACCGACTATATTGATATCCGCCATGCCCGCACCCTGGCTAAGCCGGGCCCGACTGATACCGAGCTGGTGATCCTGGCCGCCGCCCATTGCGGCAAGGCCCGGTTGATAGATAACCTGCAGGTGTCTTTAGCCAAAAGCTAA
- a CDS encoding ABC transporter ATP-binding protein: MQHALEISHLEKVYKGGFKALKGIDLTVKQGDFFALLGPNGAGKSTTIGIISSLVNKTAGKVKVFGHDIDIELEKAKSHLGLVPQEFNFNQFEKLTTILVNQAGYYGVERSLAHQRAEKYLKQLELWDKRNDSARMLSGGMKRRLMIARALMHEPKILILDEPTAGVDIELRRSMWDFLREINKQGITIILTTHYLEEAEMLCRNIAIIDKGTIVENTNMKALLAKLDMETFVLDIAKGSVCEKLSDFSCRMIDDHTLEVDVKKSQSINQVFSELSEQGIEVYSMRNKSNRLEELFVSLIGNNQADSAAQEKN; the protein is encoded by the coding sequence ATGCAGCACGCGTTAGAAATTTCTCATTTAGAAAAGGTATATAAAGGCGGATTCAAGGCCCTTAAAGGCATAGATTTAACGGTAAAACAAGGGGATTTCTTTGCCTTGTTGGGGCCAAACGGCGCCGGTAAATCTACTACTATCGGCATTATTTCTTCCCTGGTGAATAAAACTGCCGGCAAGGTCAAGGTCTTCGGCCACGATATAGATATAGAGCTGGAAAAGGCCAAAAGCCATTTGGGCCTGGTGCCGCAGGAGTTTAATTTCAATCAGTTTGAGAAGCTCACCACTATCCTGGTGAACCAGGCCGGTTATTATGGTGTCGAACGCTCCCTGGCCCACCAGCGTGCGGAAAAATACCTGAAACAGCTGGAATTATGGGATAAACGCAATGACAGCGCCCGTATGTTGTCCGGCGGCATGAAACGCCGGCTGATGATTGCCCGGGCGCTGATGCACGAACCTAAAATCCTGATCCTGGATGAGCCTACTGCCGGGGTTGATATCGAGCTGCGCCGCTCTATGTGGGATTTCCTCCGGGAAATCAACAAACAGGGCATCACCATTATTTTAACCACTCACTATCTGGAAGAAGCGGAAATGTTATGCCGCAATATCGCCATTATCGATAAAGGCACCATAGTGGAAAATACCAATATGAAGGCCTTGTTGGCGAAACTGGATATGGAAACCTTTGTGCTGGATATTGCCAAAGGCAGTGTTTGTGAAAAACTGTCTGATTTCAGCTGCCGTATGATAGATGACCATACCCTGGAAGTGGACGTGAAAAAATCCCAGAGCATCAACCAGGTGTTCAGCGAGCTAAGCGAGCAGGGCATTGAAGTTTACAGCATGAGAAATAAAAGTAATCGCCTGGAAGAGTTGTTTGTCAGCCTGATAGGCAATAACCAGGCGGATAGCGCTGCGCAGGAGAAAAATTAA